The genomic segment AGAGTGGTTGACAACGAGGGAGATCAGATAGGTATTATGCCCTTGAAGAAAGGTTTAGACATAGCTAAAGATAGAGGACTGGATTTGGTTGAAGTAGCCCCTAATGCTGAGCCGCCTGTGTGTAGAATCCTTGATTATGGGAAGTATAAGTATGAGCAGGCCAAAAAGGCTCAGAAAGCTAAACAGAATCAGAATGTAATGAATGTTAAAGAGGTTCAGATGAGTGTTAAGATTGAAGAACATGACTTTAACGTTAAAGTGAATATGGGCGAGAGATTCTTGAAGAATAAAGATAAAGTTAAGGTTAAGATTAAGTTTAGAGGTAGAGAGATTACTCATAAAGATTTAGGTTATGATCTGATGGAGGATTATTACTCTGAATTAGAGGACTTAGCTAAAATGGAGACTAAGCCGAAAATGGAAGGCCGTAATATGTTAATGATTTTAACTCCAATAAGTGATAAAAATTAGGAGGTAAATAAATTTATGCCTAAAATGAAGACACATAAAGGTGCTAAGAAGCGATTTAAAAAGACTTCTAAAGGGAAGTATAAGCGTAAGAGGACTAAAAGAAACCATTTAATGACTAAAAAGAATTCTAATAAAAAGAGAAAGTTACGTAAAGATGCTACTGTAAAGAAGTGTGATGAAGATACTCTGGATACATTGATGCCGAATGACTAGAGTTAAAAATAGTATAGGTGAATAGGAGGGATTAGGATGCCGCGCGTTAAAAGAGGTAATAAGCGACGCAAACGAAGAAAGAAAATTTTAAAGTTAGCCAAAGGATACTTTGGAACACGAAGTAAACTATATCGTCCTGCTAAGCAGCAAGTAATGAAGTCACTGAATTATGCTTACCGTGATAGAAAGCAGAAAAAGCGTAATTTCAGGAAGTTATGGATTACTCGTATCAATGCTGCAGCAAGACAGCATGATCTTTCATACAGTAGATTCATTCACGGCTTGCGAGAGGCTGATGTTGATATTAACCGTAAGATGTTAGCTGAATTAGCTGTTAATAATGAAGATGAATTTGCTGATTTAGTTGAATTAGCTAAAGAAAATATTTAATTACTTTACTGGCATGGGGGTTAATTTTATCTCCATGCTTTTTACTTTACATTATTTCAGAGTTATAGTATAATGTAATCAATAAAATTAAATAGCTAGTCTTATTATGCCGAATTCCATTTGGAAGCGGAGGACCCATTTTTGGGGTGAATCTGGACTTTAGGTTTATTATTTTGATCTAAGGTCTGGTAGGGTTACTCTTTCAACCCGAATCCGACAGCTAACTTCGTAGGCATTGAAAGAGGAAGACCGTTAGCCACAGGGAGAAGTAGGTTTTCCTGTGGATTTTTAAATTTATTATAAGGTATAATTTGATTAAATAGAGTAATGAGGAGATGTTAATCATGCAGCTTAGTGATAAATTCAGTTTAGATAACTTAACTCCAGCCCAGTTTCTGTCATTAGGTTATTTAGTTGTTATTTTAACTGGAACAGTTTTATTATCGCTTCCAATTGCTACTGCTAGCGGGATAAGAATGCCCTTGATTGATGCTTTATTTACTGCTACTTCAGCTACGGCAGTAACAGGATTAATTGTTGAGAATACCAAAAACTTCTTTTCCGGTTTTGGTCAGATAGTAATTTTAATTTTAATTCAGATCGGCGGTTTAGGAATTATGAGTATGTCCACTCTCTTTGCTATGATTGTCGGAAAAAAGATTACTCTTAAAGAGCGGTTAGTGATTAAACAGGATTTAGACCAATTTGAACTGTCAGGAATTATTAGATTAGTTCGGTATGTTCTGTTTGTTACGTTAGTTATAGAAGGAACTGGAGCTTTAATTCTATTTTCGCGTTTGATTCGCGATTATGATCCTCTTAGGGCACTTTATTTAGCTATTTTTCATTCAGTTTCCGCCTTTAATAATGCTGGATTTGATATTTTTGGTAATAGTTTAGAGAATTTCACAGGAGATTTGACTATTAATTTAGTGATTACTACGCTGATAATTTTAGGTGGAATTGGTTTTGCCGTTATTGCTGAAATATATAAAGGAGAGAAGAAGTTTAAAAATTATTCACTGCAGACTAAGTTAGTTTTGTCAATTAGTGGTTCTTTAATCTTGCTAGGTACGATAGTTGTCTTCGTTTTAGAGTATTCAAATCCAGCAACTATGGGTAATCTGCCGTTGCATGGAAAGGCTTTGGCCTCTTATTTTATGTCAGTAACTCCAAGAACGGCGGGCTTTAATACAGTACCGACGGGTAGTTTACATAACACCACTCTATTTTTTGTTATTATTTTAATGTTTATTGGTGCTTCCCCTGGTTCGACTGGCGGTGGAATTAAAACGACTACATTTGGTTCAGTATTAGCAGTAGTCTATGCAATGATGACTGGCAAAGAGGATATAGAGGCATTTAAGCGTAGAATACCAAAGGATGTTATCTTTAAAGCATTATCAATTATCATAATTTCTGTTTTGTTAATAGTAGTTGTAACTATGATACTGACAGTTACTGAAGATATGCCATTTCTGGATCTCTTCTTTGAAACAGTTTCTGCTTTTGGTACTGTGGGCTTATCGACTGGAGTAACCGGAAAGTTATCTGGAATAGGTAAATTATTAATCATTCTAACTATGTTTGCTGGGCGAGTGGGACCATTGACTTTATTTTTAGCTATTGGACGCAAAAGAATAAAAGGCAATATTAGATATCCAGAAGAAAAAGTTTTAGTTGGTTAATAAATTTCATCCAGTTTATTAGGAGGGAGAGTAAAATGAAGCAATTTGTTGTAGTTGGTTTGGGCCGATTTGGAACTAGTGTAGCAACTTCATTGGCTGAAGAAGGATATGATGTATTAGCAATAGATAAAGAGGAAGATCTAGTTCAAGAGATAACGGATAAAGTAACTCATGCTGTTCAGGCGGATGCTACTGATGAGGATTCACTGAAAACCCTTGGAGTTAATAACTTCGATGTAGCAGTCGTCAGCATTGGAGATGATATCCAATCCAGTCTTTTGGCAACATTGATATTAAAAGAATTAGGGGTTGAGTATGTTGTAGTTAAAGCCCAAACTAAATTGCATGGAAAGGTATTAAACAAAATTGGAGCTGATAAAATAGTTTATCCAGAACGGGATATGGGCGTTAGAGTAGCTTATAATCTAGTAACAACCAATGTATTGGATTATATAGAGCTTTCGCCAAATTATAGTATTATTGAAGTATTGGCTACTGATAAGCTGACTGGAAAGACATTAAGGGAACTAGAATTAAGGGCCAAGTTTGGAATTAATGTTATTGCTATCAAAAAGGAAGAAAACGAAATCAATGTAACTCCTGAGGCAGATGATATGGTTGAATCCGGTGATGTTCTAGTAGTAATGGGACAGGAAAAGGATCTTGATAAACTGCGGGAGTATTAATTAAATAATTCTCACTAGAGGTTATAATCGACTCCTGAAATGGAGATATTAAATGATGATAACCGGAGGTGAGGATTATTTCGTTTAAACTTGATTCACTGTCACCAGCCCAATTTTTGGCTTTAGGATATATCATTGTAATTACTGTCGGGGCTTTATTATTAATGTTACCGGCTGCTACTGTTGACGGCCAGGGGCTTGGCTTGATTAATTCACTCTTTACTGCTACTTCGGCTACAGCAGTAACCGGATTAATTGTTGTGAATACCGGAGCTTACTTTACTCTTTTTGGTCAAGCTGTAATCTTATTATTGATTCAGATCGGTGGATTAGGATTCATGACTACTTCTACTCTATTGGCTTTAATTCTAGGAAAGAGAATTAATTTAAAGAAGCGGATTATTATTCAAGAAGATTTAAACTATTTTAATCTATCAGGATTGATTAGGTTAGTCCAATATGTAACTTTATTAACTTTAGGAGTAGAATTGATTGGAGCTATATTATTATTTGCTCCTTTATCAGTTGAATATTCAGCAGGTAAGGCTGCATTTTTTTCTATTTTCCATGCTGTATCTGCTTTTTGTAATGCTGGGTTTGATCTGTTTGGTAATAGTTTAGCTAATTTTACTAATGATGTTTATATTAATTTAGTTATTACTGCTCTTTTTATTATTGGCGGCATTGGTTTTGCCGTAATTGCTGATGTATACCGCAAGCAGCGGTTTATAGATTATTCATTGAATACAAAATTGGTATTGGTCATCACTTTGATTTTAATTATTTTGGGTACCTGCTTTGTCTTTCTTTTGGAATTTTCTAATCCTGCTACATTACAAGGTCTTTCTTTTAAAGGAAAATTACTTGCTGCTTACTTTCAGGGCGTAACGCCTAGGACAGCCGGTTTCAATACTATTCCTACTGGTCAGATGAGAAATGCTACTCTCTTCTTTATTATTATTTTAATGTTCATTGGCGCTTCGCCTGGTTCAACTGGTGGTGGACTGAAAACAACAACTATCGGTGCTTTACTGGCAGTAGTTTATAATCTAGTTAAAGGAAATGAAGATATAGAGCTTTTTGAACGGCGGTTAAGCCAGAGCATTATCTATAAGGCTTTGGCAGTAACTATTATTTCTTTAATCTGGATTGGATTAGTTGTTACAGTTTTGACTATAACAGAAGAAGCAAACTTTCTGTCGATCTTATTTGAAACAGTCTCGGCCTATGGTACAGTAGGTTTATCTACTGGAATTACAGGAGGATTAAGTGAAGCAGGCCGCATAATAATTATTTTGACTATGTTTTTAGGCCGAGTCGGCCCTTTAACTCTGGCTGTAGCCATTGGAGAACGGGATAAAGAGGGGCAGATGCGCTATCCAGAAGAGAAGATTCTAATCGGTTAAAGTCTTCAGGAGGTAATTAAATGAGGCAGTTTATCGTTGTTGGTCTCGGAAGATTCGGTTTAAGTGTAGCCCAGACATTATCTCAGAAAGGATATGATGTCTTAGCTATTGATAAAAGAGAAGCTAAGGTACAGGATTTATCTCAAATAGTAACCCATGCTGTCCAAGCAGATACTACTGATGAGACTACTTTAGAAAAGTTGGGAGTAGGTAATTTTGATACAGCCATTGTCAGTATTGGAGAAGATATTCATGCCAGTATTTTAACTACTTTAATCTTAAAGGAACAGGGAGTAGATTATGTAGTAGTTAAGGCACAGGACCAATTACATGGTAAAGTTTTAAGCAAGATAGGTGCTGATAAGATAGTATATCCTGAACGGGATATGGGGGCAAGGATAGCTAATAATCTAATTTTATCTAATGTGCTTGATTATATTGAATTTGCTCCTGATTACAGCATTATAGAAATGAAAGCAACGGAACAGATGGTAGAAAAAAGCTTAGCAGATTTAGAATTAAGAAGTAAGTTTGGAGTTAATGTAATGGCTATTAAGGATGAAGAGGGCTTAAATATTGCTCCTGAAGCAGAAGAAATAGTCAGTAAAGGAGATATCTTAATTGTTATCGGCAGTAATGAAAATTTAGAACAAATGCGGAATTTTAGTTAATAGATTTCTTAAGTTCAGTTAGGAGGGAAAGAATGTCAGAAGTAATCTCTAGTTTCAAGAATTCTAAGATTAAGTTTCTGCGTTCATTATATAGAAAGAAGTATCGCCGGCGTAATAATAAGTTTATTTTAGAAGGAAGTAGAATTATTACTGATGCACTTGAGGCCAAAGCAGATATTGATCAAATCTTTTATTCAGCCCAATTTTTATCTCAACAGAAGAATAAAGAACTGCTTGCTCAACTTAGAGAAGTAACTGAAATAATTGAAATTACTGATTCCTTACTAAATAAGATAGCAGATACAGCTACTCCTCAGGGGATTATAGCTATTGTTAATCAGCCGGAGTTTGAATTGGAAGATTTTTTAATAGAAGATAATGATTTATTTTTAATTATTGATCGGATTCAGGATCCCGGTAACTTAGGAACGATTCTGCGGACAGCCGATGGAGCTGGAGTAGATGGAGTCTTTCTTTTAAAAGGAACTGTTGATATCTATAACTTGAAGACTATTCGGGCTACTATGGGCTCATTATTTAGAGTTCCTGTCTTTGGGTTAAATTCGCCAAGTGATTTGACGGATATATTACAGATGAAAGATATTCAGATGGTAGCAGCTGATATAGAAGCTAAAGATTATTATTATGAGCTGGATTATAATCAGCCGACAGCACTGGTTATCGGAAATGAAGGAGCAGGAGCCCAGCCTGAAACTCTTAAATTAGCTGATAAGAAGGTTAAAATTCCATTATCTGAGGGTATTGATTCACTGAATGCAGCAATTGCTTCTGGAATTATTATGTATGAAATGGTAAGACAGAGAAAAAATAACCCCTAATAATGAGTAACCACCCCTTGTAAAGGTTTAACAGTTGTGATATAATTTATTTCAAAGTGAGTGCAATAAACTTAGAAAGGTGTGGTCTTTGATGGTGACCGCAGCTATGTTTTGGCAGATTTTTGAACAGACTGGTTCAATTCAGGCATATTTAGCTTATAGAGAGTTTTTAGGATTTAATTATAATCAGGTGCTTTAATTAAGTGGAAGGAATTGGTCGAGAATTTAATATGACTAAGAAGCTAAGAAGGAGTATAAGTAATCTAGAATCAATCTTTACAGGTAGAGGATACCATGGACTGAGAGTATCTTCAAAGATATTCTGGATGAAATTCACTCTGGAGCTATTTGGCTGAAGATATAGATTAGGTCAAATCGGTTTCCCCCGTTATAGGAATTTGAGAGTGGACTCCAGTATTAAGGGTTGACTGGAGTTAACCAGGGTGGTAACACGGCCCTCTCGTCCCTGTAAGGATGAGAGGGCTTTTTTATATTTAGATAAGTATTCTGTTTAAGGAGGAAATAAATGATGGAAGAGAAACTGCAATCAATAGAAGAGACGGCTACTAATGAAGTAAAAGAAGCAGCGGACTTAGAAGAATTAGAAGAGCTTAGAATTAAGTACTTAGGAAAGAATGGTGAGGTAACAGAGATACTCCAGAATATAGGTGATTTACCTCCAGAGCAGCGGCCAGTAGTAGGAAAACTAGGCAATAAATTAAAATCCAAGTTAGAGAATGTTATTGCTGAAAGAAAGGAAGAATTAAAGCAAGCAGCTAAGAAAGAAAGACTGAAGAAAGAAAGAATTGATGTAACTTTAACCGGAAGAAAGGATAACTTAGGTAGTAAGCATCCTTTAACGCAGGTTATTGATGAAATTTCCGAGATCTTTTTAGGATTAGGGTTTGGAATAGTTGAAGGACCGGAAGTAGAGAAGGATTACTATAATTTTGAAGCACTGAATATTCCTAAGACCCATCCAGCACGGGATATGCAGGACTCCTTTTATATTTCTGAAGATATTCTATTGCGGACTCATACTTCTCCAGTGCAGGTTAGAACTATGGAGGAGACCGAGGTGCCGATTCGGATTATCGCCCCAGGACGAGTCTATAGAGTAGATGAAGT from the Acetohalobium arabaticum DSM 5501 genome contains:
- the infC gene encoding translation initiation factor IF-3 — its product is MISNDDLRVNEKIRAREIRVVDNEGDQIGIMPLKKGLDIAKDRGLDLVEVAPNAEPPVCRILDYGKYKYEQAKKAQKAKQNQNVMNVKEVQMSVKIEEHDFNVKVNMGERFLKNKDKVKVKIKFRGREITHKDLGYDLMEDYYSELEDLAKMETKPKMEGRNMLMILTPISDKN
- the rpmI gene encoding 50S ribosomal protein L35 — its product is MPKMKTHKGAKKRFKKTSKGKYKRKRTKRNHLMTKKNSNKKRKLRKDATVKKCDEDTLDTLMPND
- the rplT gene encoding 50S ribosomal protein L20, with protein sequence MPRVKRGNKRRKRRKKILKLAKGYFGTRSKLYRPAKQQVMKSLNYAYRDRKQKKRNFRKLWITRINAAARQHDLSYSRFIHGLREADVDINRKMLAELAVNNEDEFADLVELAKENI
- a CDS encoding TrkH family potassium uptake protein — encoded protein: MQLSDKFSLDNLTPAQFLSLGYLVVILTGTVLLSLPIATASGIRMPLIDALFTATSATAVTGLIVENTKNFFSGFGQIVILILIQIGGLGIMSMSTLFAMIVGKKITLKERLVIKQDLDQFELSGIIRLVRYVLFVTLVIEGTGALILFSRLIRDYDPLRALYLAIFHSVSAFNNAGFDIFGNSLENFTGDLTINLVITTLIILGGIGFAVIAEIYKGEKKFKNYSLQTKLVLSISGSLILLGTIVVFVLEYSNPATMGNLPLHGKALASYFMSVTPRTAGFNTVPTGSLHNTTLFFVIILMFIGASPGSTGGGIKTTTFGSVLAVVYAMMTGKEDIEAFKRRIPKDVIFKALSIIIISVLLIVVVTMILTVTEDMPFLDLFFETVSAFGTVGLSTGVTGKLSGIGKLLIILTMFAGRVGPLTLFLAIGRKRIKGNIRYPEEKVLVG
- a CDS encoding potassium channel family protein; amino-acid sequence: MKQFVVVGLGRFGTSVATSLAEEGYDVLAIDKEEDLVQEITDKVTHAVQADATDEDSLKTLGVNNFDVAVVSIGDDIQSSLLATLILKELGVEYVVVKAQTKLHGKVLNKIGADKIVYPERDMGVRVAYNLVTTNVLDYIELSPNYSIIEVLATDKLTGKTLRELELRAKFGINVIAIKKEENEINVTPEADDMVESGDVLVVMGQEKDLDKLREY
- a CDS encoding TrkH family potassium uptake protein translates to MRIISFKLDSLSPAQFLALGYIIVITVGALLLMLPAATVDGQGLGLINSLFTATSATAVTGLIVVNTGAYFTLFGQAVILLLIQIGGLGFMTTSTLLALILGKRINLKKRIIIQEDLNYFNLSGLIRLVQYVTLLTLGVELIGAILLFAPLSVEYSAGKAAFFSIFHAVSAFCNAGFDLFGNSLANFTNDVYINLVITALFIIGGIGFAVIADVYRKQRFIDYSLNTKLVLVITLILIILGTCFVFLLEFSNPATLQGLSFKGKLLAAYFQGVTPRTAGFNTIPTGQMRNATLFFIIILMFIGASPGSTGGGLKTTTIGALLAVVYNLVKGNEDIELFERRLSQSIIYKALAVTIISLIWIGLVVTVLTITEEANFLSILFETVSAYGTVGLSTGITGGLSEAGRIIIILTMFLGRVGPLTLAVAIGERDKEGQMRYPEEKILIG
- a CDS encoding potassium channel family protein — its product is MRQFIVVGLGRFGLSVAQTLSQKGYDVLAIDKREAKVQDLSQIVTHAVQADTTDETTLEKLGVGNFDTAIVSIGEDIHASILTTLILKEQGVDYVVVKAQDQLHGKVLSKIGADKIVYPERDMGARIANNLILSNVLDYIEFAPDYSIIEMKATEQMVEKSLADLELRSKFGVNVMAIKDEEGLNIAPEAEEIVSKGDILIVIGSNENLEQMRNFS
- a CDS encoding TrmH family RNA methyltransferase, producing MSEVISSFKNSKIKFLRSLYRKKYRRRNNKFILEGSRIITDALEAKADIDQIFYSAQFLSQQKNKELLAQLREVTEIIEITDSLLNKIADTATPQGIIAIVNQPEFELEDFLIEDNDLFLIIDRIQDPGNLGTILRTADGAGVDGVFLLKGTVDIYNLKTIRATMGSLFRVPVFGLNSPSDLTDILQMKDIQMVAADIEAKDYYYELDYNQPTALVIGNEGAGAQPETLKLADKKVKIPLSEGIDSLNAAIASGIIMYEMVRQRKNNP
- a CDS encoding YqzL family protein → MVTAAMFWQIFEQTGSIQAYLAYREFLGFNYNQVL
- the pheS gene encoding phenylalanine--tRNA ligase subunit alpha; amino-acid sequence: MEEKLQSIEETATNEVKEAADLEELEELRIKYLGKNGEVTEILQNIGDLPPEQRPVVGKLGNKLKSKLENVIAERKEELKQAAKKERLKKERIDVTLTGRKDNLGSKHPLTQVIDEISEIFLGLGFGIVEGPEVEKDYYNFEALNIPKTHPARDMQDSFYISEDILLRTHTSPVQVRTMEETEVPIRIIAPGRVYRVDEVDANHSPVFHQVEGLMIDQNISFSDLKGILIKVVKELFGEDRKVRFRPSYFPFTEPSAEVDVSCALCGGEGCSTCSDTGWLEILGSGMVHPRVLEMSGLDPNEVSGFAFGMGVERIAILKYGITDIRRFYENDIRFLKQF